One window of the Devosia sp. 2618 genome contains the following:
- a CDS encoding phage portal protein: MQILGLNITRTKAAGNLARPDDRGGWWPIIKESYIGAWQRDVEVKHESVLSFHAAFACQTLIASDIAKLRVKLVEVDANGIWTETKNPAYSPVLRKPNRFQTRIQFFENWVLSKLQRGNAYILKERDGRGVVVRLYVLDPTRVEPLVAEDGAVYYELLDDRLVGLSERVIVPAREIIHDRFNCFFHPLVGLSPIFANGLSAMQGLSIQNNSASFFANGSQPGGILTAPGAIDQATADRLKAHWDSNYTGKNRGKVAVLGDGLKFEAMAAKATESQMIEQLKWSAEVVCSTYHVPGYMAGVGQAPAYNNIEALNAQYYTQCLQILMESIELCLDEGLGTGETLGTEFDLDQLLKMDSATMMEVLDKSSGKMTPNEQRKKIGLKPVAGGNSPMLQQQNFSLEALAKRDALADPFEKVPSSGTSPAVPPANDNADAEASKAIIEMMKGLA, translated from the coding sequence ATGCAGATCCTTGGCCTCAACATCACCCGCACAAAGGCGGCCGGCAATCTCGCGCGCCCCGATGATCGCGGCGGTTGGTGGCCAATCATCAAAGAGAGCTATATCGGGGCTTGGCAACGGGATGTGGAAGTGAAGCACGAGAGCGTGCTGTCCTTCCATGCTGCGTTTGCCTGTCAGACCCTGATCGCGTCTGACATCGCCAAGCTCCGCGTTAAGCTGGTCGAGGTGGATGCCAACGGCATCTGGACCGAAACCAAGAACCCAGCGTATTCGCCGGTTCTTCGCAAGCCGAACCGCTTCCAGACCCGCATTCAGTTCTTTGAAAATTGGGTGCTGTCCAAGTTGCAGCGCGGCAATGCCTATATCCTCAAGGAGCGCGACGGGCGCGGCGTTGTTGTCCGTCTCTATGTGCTCGACCCAACTCGGGTCGAGCCGCTCGTCGCCGAAGATGGCGCTGTTTATTATGAGCTGTTGGATGACCGGCTCGTCGGTCTGTCCGAGCGGGTGATCGTGCCTGCGCGCGAGATCATCCACGACCGCTTCAACTGCTTCTTCCATCCATTGGTCGGTCTGTCGCCGATCTTTGCGAACGGCCTCAGCGCCATGCAGGGGCTGTCGATCCAGAACAATTCCGCCAGTTTCTTTGCCAACGGCTCGCAGCCGGGGGGCATTCTGACCGCGCCCGGAGCCATTGACCAAGCGACCGCCGACCGCCTCAAGGCCCACTGGGACAGCAACTACACCGGCAAGAACCGTGGCAAGGTCGCCGTTTTGGGCGATGGCCTCAAGTTCGAGGCCATGGCTGCCAAGGCCACCGAATCCCAGATGATCGAACAGCTTAAGTGGAGCGCTGAGGTTGTGTGCTCGACCTATCACGTGCCTGGCTACATGGCTGGGGTAGGACAGGCTCCGGCCTATAACAATATCGAGGCGCTGAACGCTCAGTATTACACTCAGTGCCTTCAGATCCTGATGGAAAGCATCGAGCTCTGCCTCGATGAGGGGCTGGGCACTGGCGAAACCCTCGGCACCGAGTTTGATCTCGACCAACTGCTTAAAATGGACAGCGCCACCATGATGGAGGTGCTCGATAAGTCCAGTGGCAAGATGACCCCGAACGAGCAGCGCAAGAAGATCGGTCTGAAGCCAGTGGCGGGCGGAAATAGCCCCATGCTTCAGCAGCAGAATTTCTCGCTGGAAGCCTTGGCGAAGCGTGACGCTCTGGCCGATCCCTTTGAAAAAGTGCCATCATCGGGAACGTCACCGGCAGTGCCTCCAGCAAACGACAACGCCGATGCCGAGGCGAGCAAGGCGATCATTGAAATGATGAAGGGGCTTGCCTGA
- a CDS encoding phage major capsid protein, which yields MSKIAEQMTAFEQKRASLIAANETIMTKAAEEGTTLDASQKQTFDGNDADIVEIDDHLKRLRTMEKSQASTARPVDGQTAKGASEARGTLAAPIVIKGEKDEAFEGQSFTRMVIAKTLARLDDVSAIGIAAKRWGAHNPQLVESIKAAVAGGGTGAGEWGAELVHTERYTADFIDYLYAQTVFDRLPLREVPANINIAGQDGAATGYWVGESKSIPITTADFFDVNLKPLKVGALAVVSKELLRDSSPSAEKLVRDALVNASAQRVDQTFLSTSAGVAGVSPAGILNGLTAGASAGPDVAGVIADVKALYAPFIAAHNADGLQFITTTSLSKSLGLIQNVMGNWAFPGLGAKGGNLLGDTLVAGGNVGTGDLILLKPSDIYKIGDRGVEVSLSTEAAIQMDDAPNGASDTPTSHTGVVSMFQTESVAIKVVRPLNFAKRRASAVAYIGDADYGAITE from the coding sequence ATGAGCAAGATTGCAGAACAGATGACGGCATTTGAGCAGAAGCGCGCTTCTCTCATCGCCGCCAACGAAACCATCATGACCAAGGCAGCCGAAGAAGGCACCACCTTGGACGCCAGCCAGAAGCAGACCTTCGACGGCAACGACGCTGACATCGTCGAAATCGATGATCACCTCAAGCGCCTGCGCACCATGGAAAAGAGCCAGGCCTCGACGGCACGCCCTGTGGACGGCCAGACCGCCAAGGGCGCTTCGGAAGCGCGTGGTACTCTCGCCGCGCCGATCGTCATCAAGGGCGAAAAAGACGAGGCCTTTGAAGGCCAGAGCTTCACCCGGATGGTGATCGCCAAAACGCTGGCTCGTCTTGATGACGTTTCGGCTATCGGCATCGCGGCAAAGCGCTGGGGTGCGCATAATCCGCAGCTCGTAGAATCGATCAAGGCGGCTGTGGCTGGCGGCGGCACTGGCGCAGGCGAGTGGGGCGCCGAACTGGTTCACACCGAGCGCTATACCGCCGACTTCATCGACTATCTCTATGCGCAGACCGTGTTCGATCGCCTGCCGCTGCGCGAGGTTCCTGCAAACATCAATATTGCTGGCCAGGACGGCGCTGCGACTGGCTACTGGGTGGGTGAATCGAAATCCATTCCGATCACCACTGCCGACTTCTTTGATGTGAACCTGAAGCCGCTCAAAGTGGGCGCATTGGCGGTTGTCTCGAAAGAGCTGCTGCGGGATTCCTCGCCGTCGGCTGAAAAGCTGGTGCGCGATGCCCTTGTGAATGCCTCCGCCCAGCGTGTCGACCAGACGTTCCTGAGCACTTCGGCTGGTGTGGCCGGTGTTTCTCCAGCTGGTATCCTGAACGGCCTCACCGCCGGGGCGAGCGCTGGCCCAGACGTTGCAGGCGTCATTGCCGACGTCAAAGCGCTCTATGCTCCGTTCATCGCCGCGCACAACGCAGATGGCCTTCAGTTCATCACCACGACCTCGCTGTCCAAGTCCCTTGGGCTGATCCAGAACGTGATGGGCAACTGGGCATTCCCAGGGCTCGGCGCAAAGGGCGGCAACCTACTTGGCGACACGCTCGTCGCTGGCGGCAATGTCGGGACTGGCGACCTGATCCTGCTGAAGCCTTCGGACATCTACAAGATCGGCGATCGTGGTGTTGAAGTCTCGCTCTCGACCGAGGCTGCGATCCAAATGGACGATGCTCCCAATGGCGCATCGGACACCCCCACGTCCCACACCGGCGTCGTTTCGATGTTCCAGACGGAATCGGTGGCCATCAAGGTCGTGCGCCCGCTGAACTTCGCCAAGCGCCGCGCCTCGGCCGTGGCTTACATCGGCGACGCCGATTACGGCGCCATTACCGAATAA
- a CDS encoding HK97 family phage prohead protease, which yields MTMNRAYSLLEIKEVDDDARRITGIATTPKTDRAGDIVMSEGAVFTLPIPLLYQHDSRQPIGFVTQAKVTKKGIEIVAEIAKDVHEDIEKAWKYIKAGLVRGLSIGFKGIEVEPIPNSWGVIFEKWEWLELSAVTIPANADASIQTIKQYDAEALQAATGAIVIPANEAPAAIGKSGRVVKLDAPARDRVKPFVIRSIKRT from the coding sequence ATGACCATGAACCGAGCCTACAGCCTCCTTGAGATCAAGGAGGTGGATGACGACGCACGCCGAATTACGGGCATCGCTACCACGCCCAAGACTGATCGGGCAGGGGACATCGTGATGTCTGAAGGCGCCGTATTCACTTTGCCGATCCCGCTCCTCTACCAGCACGACAGTAGGCAGCCAATCGGCTTCGTGACCCAAGCCAAGGTTACAAAGAAGGGCATCGAGATCGTCGCCGAGATCGCCAAGGACGTTCACGAGGACATCGAGAAAGCCTGGAAATACATCAAGGCTGGCTTGGTTCGCGGGCTGTCGATCGGCTTCAAGGGTATCGAAGTCGAACCCATCCCAAATTCTTGGGGCGTGATTTTCGAGAAGTGGGAATGGCTGGAACTGTCAGCCGTGACCATTCCGGCCAATGCCGACGCTTCCATTCAGACCATCAAACAATATGACGCCGAGGCGCTGCAAGCAGCGACGGGCGCAATCGTCATTCCAGCCAACGAAGCCCCTGCCGCGATTGGCAAGTCTGGGCGTGTTGTCAAGTTGGATGCACCAGCCCGCGACCGGGTGAAACCCTTCGTTATTCGCTCGATCAAAAGGACCTGA
- a CDS encoding terminase large subunit, translated as MTPEWSTACPDWERRIVAQRSLIPFKPLFQSEADYALSVFKALKVVDLPGQPTFGEVSDQWVFDFVSAIFGAYDAETGIQLIREFFLLISKKNTKSTIAAAIMLTALIINWRHNEELLILAPTIEVAQNSYKPAAAMVRADPELDASAGEGGFLMVQDHIRTIKHLRTDAVLKVVAADTDTVSGKKAGRILIDELWVFGKRPNADAMLREATGGLVSRPEGFVIYLSTQSDEPPAGVFKARLDYARQIRDGQVSNKKFLPVLYEFPDKMIESKAYEDPANFYVTNPNLGRSVSQEWLEDEMIKELSGDKTTLATFLAKHLNVEIGMNLRSNRWAGADHWTDAEDAELASLSHYEALDRLIERSEVVVVGIDGGGLDDLFGLNILGREPGEIEVRVEIDGVPVTRKMKRWLSWSHAWCHKGVLTRRAKIATTLQRIQVAGELTILDDPLGDVATIIEHISRIQNMGLLGGVAVDASGLGEMEDALDEIGVTQEAGLLVAAPQGGWMMSSIKGAERRLASGLLKHSGGPLMNWCVPNLKIEPTATGIRATKQTAGDAKIDPAMAMFNAVTLMSRNPVVKRAAEYQMIIV; from the coding sequence GTGACGCCCGAGTGGTCGACCGCGTGCCCAGATTGGGAGAGGCGAATTGTTGCGCAGCGCTCGCTGATCCCGTTCAAGCCGTTGTTCCAGAGCGAGGCCGACTATGCCCTTAGCGTCTTCAAGGCGCTCAAAGTTGTCGACCTTCCCGGCCAGCCGACATTCGGTGAGGTCAGCGACCAATGGGTGTTCGATTTCGTGTCTGCCATCTTCGGCGCCTATGACGCTGAGACCGGCATTCAGCTGATCCGCGAGTTCTTTTTGCTCATCAGCAAGAAGAACACCAAGTCCACAATCGCCGCAGCGATCATGCTCACGGCGTTGATCATCAATTGGCGACACAACGAAGAACTACTGATATTGGCGCCAACCATTGAGGTGGCTCAGAACAGCTACAAGCCTGCTGCTGCGATGGTTAGGGCCGATCCCGAACTGGACGCAAGTGCGGGTGAGGGCGGCTTCCTCATGGTCCAAGACCATATTCGAACCATCAAGCACCTCCGCACCGATGCCGTGCTCAAGGTGGTAGCCGCCGATACTGACACGGTGTCCGGCAAAAAGGCCGGTCGTATCCTGATTGATGAGCTTTGGGTGTTCGGCAAGCGGCCCAATGCCGATGCCATGTTGCGTGAGGCGACGGGCGGGCTGGTGTCGCGGCCGGAAGGGTTCGTGATCTACCTTTCGACGCAGAGCGACGAGCCGCCGGCGGGCGTGTTCAAGGCGCGGCTGGATTATGCGCGCCAGATCCGCGACGGTCAGGTGTCGAACAAGAAATTCCTGCCGGTGCTCTATGAGTTCCCGGACAAGATGATCGAGAGCAAGGCCTATGAGGACCCTGCCAACTTCTATGTGACCAACCCCAACCTCGGGCGCTCGGTCAGCCAGGAGTGGCTAGAGGACGAAATGATTAAGGAGTTGTCGGGCGACAAGACAACGCTCGCAACCTTCCTGGCTAAACATCTAAATGTCGAGATCGGCATGAACCTGCGGTCCAACCGCTGGGCGGGCGCTGATCACTGGACAGACGCCGAAGATGCTGAGCTTGCCAGCCTGTCTCACTACGAGGCCCTTGATCGACTGATTGAGCGCAGTGAAGTGGTGGTGGTGGGTATCGACGGCGGCGGCTTGGACGATTTGTTCGGCCTCAACATTCTCGGCCGTGAGCCGGGCGAAATCGAGGTTCGGGTCGAGATCGACGGCGTGCCCGTTACTCGAAAGATGAAGCGCTGGCTCTCGTGGTCCCATGCATGGTGCCACAAGGGTGTGCTGACACGTCGAGCGAAGATCGCGACGACCCTGCAGCGCATCCAGGTGGCGGGAGAACTGACCATCTTGGATGATCCACTCGGCGACGTCGCCACGATCATCGAGCACATCAGCCGCATCCAGAACATGGGCTTGTTGGGCGGCGTGGCGGTTGACGCCTCCGGTCTCGGCGAAATGGAAGATGCCCTTGATGAAATCGGGGTGACGCAGGAGGCCGGCCTGCTCGTCGCGGCGCCGCAAGGTGGCTGGATGATGAGCAGCATCAAGGGCGCCGAGCGTCGGCTAGCCTCCGGTCTGCTGAAACACTCCGGCGGCCCGCTGATGAACTGGTGTGTGCCAAATCTGAAGATCGAGCCAACCGCAACTGGCATTCGAGCCACTAAGCAAACGGCCGGCGACGCGAAGATCGACCCGGCAATGGCGATGTTCAATGCGGTGACCCTGATGAGCCGGAACCCCGTCGTGAAGCGGGCAGCCGAATACCAAATGATTATCGTCTAA
- a CDS encoding HNH endonuclease, which yields MAKLTTLKPRLSKLAPRLSTARAIRDTRYSPDAQVRSWYKSARWQALRLEVLARDLYTCQQTGVLLIGKHPAPNSPVVDHVVPHKGSEQLFWDVSNLQAVSKAYHDSDKRKMEMQHQA from the coding sequence ATGGCCAAGCTTACCACCCTCAAGCCCAGGTTGAGCAAGCTGGCGCCGCGCCTCTCTACAGCGAGAGCGATACGCGACACACGCTACAGTCCAGATGCCCAGGTGCGCAGCTGGTACAAGTCGGCAAGGTGGCAGGCGCTCCGCTTAGAGGTGTTGGCCCGCGATCTCTACACATGCCAGCAGACAGGCGTGCTGCTGATCGGCAAGCACCCGGCGCCCAACAGCCCGGTCGTGGACCACGTGGTGCCACATAAGGGTAGCGAGCAGCTGTTCTGGGATGTGTCCAACCTTCAGGCAGTGAGCAAGGCCTACCACGACAGCGACAAGCGCAAGATGGAGATGCAGCACCAAGCCTAG
- a CDS encoding DUF2934 domain-containing protein, with the protein MDYEFDRKARETAYFLWEQAGCPWGREKEFWFISLDRCLREREADALLRESLALRAQ; encoded by the coding sequence ATTGACTACGAGTTCGACCGAAAAGCTCGTGAGACGGCCTATTTCCTTTGGGAGCAAGCGGGGTGCCCTTGGGGCCGCGAGAAGGAGTTTTGGTTCATCTCCCTCGATCGATGCCTCCGCGAACGAGAAGCCGATGCCCTGTTGAGGGAGTCACTAGCCCTGCGAGCACAGTAG
- a CDS encoding pyridoxamine 5'-phosphate oxidase family protein: MKERSDDNPSTPEQVTERIWELAEKIDICMFTTWDGDQQRSRPLSARVSRQEHAIYFLVDEEGHKNEQVDKFPTVSLAWADNSGHKYVVIAGKAAVSNDRGKISDLWSNWDKAWWEDANDPSIRLLTVTPEDGELWDSPNAVVAGAKMLMAVVTGGAPEMGDNAKVDL, from the coding sequence ATGAAAGAGCGATCGGACGACAATCCAAGCACACCAGAGCAGGTGACAGAGCGCATTTGGGAGCTTGCTGAAAAGATCGATATTTGCATGTTCACAACATGGGACGGTGACCAACAGCGCAGCCGGCCACTTTCAGCACGTGTCAGCCGCCAAGAGCACGCAATCTACTTTTTGGTAGATGAGGAAGGCCATAAGAACGAGCAGGTCGATAAGTTTCCGACTGTCTCGCTGGCCTGGGCCGACAACAGCGGTCACAAGTATGTGGTCATTGCTGGAAAAGCTGCTGTTAGCAATGATCGCGGCAAGATATCTGACCTCTGGTCCAATTGGGACAAGGCTTGGTGGGAAGATGCAAATGACCCAAGTATCCGCTTGCTGACCGTTACGCCCGAAGATGGTGAGCTATGGGACAGCCCAAATGCAGTTGTCGCCGGCGCAAAGATGCTGATGGCGGTGGTCACCGGCGGCGCGCCTGAAATGGGCGACAACGCGAAGGTAGATTTGTAG
- a CDS encoding DUF6551 family protein has protein sequence MTEITFRDPGEVPALDWLDKTLIDIDSTYQRGLDEGRVQKIVDWFAWDSFGAIVVAPAADGRFHAIDGQHRLEAAKRHPKVSVVPAIIITATGTAAEAETFVNVNGARKNVSPLEMYWAQLASGDPEAETVKQVCERAGLKLMRYPGSNGKYSGSETVAIAALRSLIDKRGAMRARQVLEVVAKADLRPVTALQIKAAELLMLDPEFCNDVEPEAITDAIRGNALGLDTEAGAFAATHRLPKVKAFASVWFKKCRKKRKVV, from the coding sequence ATGACCGAAATCACATTCCGCGATCCCGGCGAAGTCCCGGCCCTCGACTGGCTGGACAAGACGCTGATCGACATCGATAGCACCTATCAGCGCGGCCTTGATGAGGGCAGGGTGCAGAAGATAGTCGATTGGTTCGCATGGGACAGCTTCGGCGCCATTGTCGTTGCGCCGGCCGCCGATGGGCGCTTCCACGCAATTGACGGTCAGCACCGGCTTGAGGCGGCGAAGCGCCATCCGAAAGTCTCGGTCGTGCCGGCCATCATCATCACCGCGACGGGCACGGCCGCAGAGGCTGAAACCTTCGTCAATGTGAACGGTGCTCGCAAAAATGTTTCGCCGCTCGAAATGTACTGGGCGCAACTGGCGTCTGGTGATCCCGAGGCGGAAACCGTCAAGCAGGTCTGCGAGCGGGCAGGCCTGAAGCTGATGCGCTATCCCGGCAGCAACGGGAAATACTCGGGCAGCGAGACCGTCGCCATTGCGGCGTTACGGTCACTGATCGACAAGCGCGGTGCCATGCGGGCCCGGCAAGTTCTCGAAGTTGTTGCCAAAGCTGATCTGCGCCCGGTAACCGCCCTCCAGATCAAGGCGGCCGAACTGCTGATGCTCGACCCCGAGTTCTGCAACGACGTCGAGCCCGAGGCTATCACCGACGCCATTCGAGGCAATGCGCTGGGGCTCGATACCGAGGCAGGCGCATTTGCTGCCACGCACCGCTTGCCGAAGGTGAAGGCGTTTGCCAGTGTGTGGTTCAAGAAGTGCAGGAAGAAGCGGAAGGTCGTTTGA
- a CDS encoding toprim domain-containing protein, with product MQRKIGDRAQGRWKEILPSLGVAGAMLTGKHGACPVCGGKDRFRFDDKGGKGTWFCAQQHGTESDNASGSAGNGFRLIMDMKGSDFADAARLVESVIGVDSAPIDSTPQIDPRHDQAETYAAVRAVWKSGKKIVAGDLADRYLSKRLGSYAPSRALRFHPALNRNGEPCAALISAFVDIHGDLAGLQRTYLTQYGDKVPGSAPRLTMGLLPAGGAVRLARHEKALGIAEGVETALAATALFGIPCWSALNAGRLETWEPPEGVTEIVIFGDNDLNNVGQAAAFALGKRLNQKFIAQVMIAPEPNTDWNDTLQAKLRGQA from the coding sequence ATGCAGCGTAAGATTGGAGACCGTGCGCAGGGGCGTTGGAAAGAGATTTTGCCATCGCTGGGCGTCGCCGGTGCGATGCTCACCGGAAAGCACGGCGCCTGTCCAGTTTGCGGCGGCAAAGACCGCTTTCGGTTCGACGACAAGGGCGGCAAGGGAACGTGGTTTTGCGCTCAGCAACACGGCACGGAATCCGACAACGCCAGTGGTAGCGCCGGCAATGGCTTCCGTCTGATCATGGACATGAAGGGTAGCGATTTTGCCGACGCGGCACGTCTCGTCGAAAGTGTCATTGGGGTCGACAGCGCGCCAATCGACAGCACGCCGCAAATCGATCCTCGCCATGATCAGGCCGAAACCTATGCAGCCGTTCGCGCGGTTTGGAAGTCGGGCAAAAAGATCGTAGCGGGTGACTTAGCGGATCGATACCTCTCGAAACGACTGGGGTCCTATGCGCCAAGCCGAGCTCTGCGCTTTCACCCGGCACTGAACCGCAATGGCGAGCCTTGTGCCGCCCTCATCTCAGCCTTTGTGGACATCCACGGGGACTTGGCGGGCCTGCAGCGGACCTATCTCACCCAATATGGGGACAAGGTGCCCGGAAGCGCGCCGCGGCTCACGATGGGGCTTCTGCCGGCGGGTGGCGCGGTTCGTCTAGCGAGGCACGAAAAAGCCTTGGGCATCGCCGAGGGCGTCGAAACTGCACTGGCCGCCACGGCCCTGTTTGGCATCCCATGTTGGTCGGCGTTAAACGCAGGGCGGCTAGAGACTTGGGAACCGCCGGAGGGCGTCACCGAAATTGTGATTTTTGGCGACAACGATCTGAACAACGTGGGGCAGGCGGCTGCGTTCGCGCTGGGCAAGCGGCTCAACCAGAAGTTCATCGCCCAGGTGATGATCGCGCCCGAACCAAACACCGACTGGAACGACACGCTGCAGGCAAAGCTAAGGGGCCAAGCATGA
- a CDS encoding DEAD/DEAH box helicase, whose amino-acid sequence MRALYDHQTEAVRMLRQSLASGHKRPMLQAPTGFGKTLTAAAIVQMALDKGKRVCFTVPAISLIDQTYEEFRAEGINDIGVIQADHPWTDWMARVQVASVQTLSRRALPDTDLVLVDEAHQAFKIIFRWMADKTKLPFVGLSATPWTKGLGKHYDDLIIAATTSDLIERRFLAPFRAFAPSHPDLSGVRTVAGDFDEGQLAEAMDKPQLTADIVSTWLKSGENRPTLCFAVNRAHARKLEDEFRAAGVSTAYIDANTERDDRTKIGEAFAAGLAKVVVNVGVLTTGIDWDVRCIVLARPTKSEILYTQIIGRGLRTAEGKSDCIILDHSDTTQTLGYVTDIKHEKLDAGRMATAAKADRKPQPIKVPKECTSCHFLKPAGVHTCPECGFAPERREDIATADGELFQVKGGKGKDDLQTKQRFWSGLLWYCDQRGYSEGWASHKFKERFGVWPRGLQGQAAQPDIHCRNYVRSSQIRYAKAKDKAQKSGGAPNAA is encoded by the coding sequence ATGCGAGCCCTTTACGATCACCAGACCGAAGCGGTTCGTATGCTGCGCCAGTCATTGGCGTCCGGTCACAAGCGCCCGATGCTGCAGGCGCCCACCGGCTTCGGAAAGACGCTGACGGCCGCTGCAATCGTCCAGATGGCCTTGGATAAGGGCAAGCGGGTTTGCTTCACCGTCCCGGCTATCTCGCTGATCGACCAGACCTACGAGGAATTTCGTGCTGAGGGCATCAACGACATCGGCGTCATACAAGCCGATCATCCTTGGACAGACTGGATGGCGCGGGTTCAGGTGGCCAGCGTTCAAACCCTGTCGCGCAGGGCTTTGCCAGATACGGATCTGGTCCTGGTCGACGAAGCGCACCAGGCATTCAAGATTATCTTCCGCTGGATGGCCGACAAAACGAAACTCCCATTTGTCGGGCTGTCGGCGACGCCTTGGACGAAGGGGCTGGGCAAGCACTACGATGACCTAATCATTGCAGCCACCACCAGCGATCTGATCGAGCGTAGGTTCCTCGCGCCGTTCCGGGCATTCGCGCCATCGCATCCTGATCTGAGCGGTGTGCGCACCGTTGCAGGCGACTTCGACGAAGGCCAACTGGCTGAAGCGATGGACAAGCCGCAGCTCACCGCGGATATCGTCAGCACCTGGCTCAAGTCCGGCGAGAACCGGCCAACGCTGTGCTTCGCCGTCAACCGCGCCCATGCCCGAAAGCTCGAGGATGAGTTTCGCGCGGCTGGCGTGTCGACCGCCTACATCGACGCGAACACTGAGCGGGACGACCGAACCAAGATCGGCGAAGCATTCGCGGCTGGCTTGGCAAAGGTCGTGGTCAATGTTGGGGTTCTGACCACCGGCATTGACTGGGACGTCCGGTGCATTGTCCTGGCGCGGCCGACCAAAAGCGAAATTCTCTACACCCAGATCATCGGGCGAGGATTGCGGACGGCCGAGGGTAAGTCCGATTGCATCATTCTCGACCATTCCGACACGACCCAAACGCTGGGCTACGTGACGGACATCAAGCACGAGAAATTGGACGCGGGCCGGATGGCAACTGCTGCCAAGGCTGATCGAAAGCCGCAGCCGATCAAGGTGCCGAAAGAATGCACCTCGTGCCACTTCCTCAAGCCCGCGGGCGTTCACACGTGCCCCGAGTGCGGCTTCGCGCCCGAGCGCCGTGAAGATATCGCCACGGCGGACGGTGAACTGTTCCAGGTCAAGGGCGGGAAGGGGAAGGACGACCTGCAGACCAAGCAGCGCTTTTGGTCGGGCCTACTCTGGTACTGCGATCAGCGCGGCTACTCCGAGGGATGGGCTAGCCACAAGTTCAAGGAACGCTTTGGGGTCTGGCCGCGGGGGCTGCAAGGACAGGCGGCGCAGCCAGATATCCACTGCCGAAACTACGTGAGGTCTTCGCAAATCAGATACGCGAAGGCCAAGGACAAGGCCCAGAAGTCGGGAGGCGCACCAAATGCAGCGTAA
- a CDS encoding helix-turn-helix transcriptional regulator, with amino-acid sequence MNPLLHIRKAVFKVKQTEFAAIARVGQASVSRWENGECSPSLDDMRLIREEAFKREIEWDDRYFFAMPEVASE; translated from the coding sequence ATGAACCCACTGCTTCATATCCGCAAAGCTGTCTTCAAGGTCAAGCAGACCGAGTTCGCTGCCATAGCGCGCGTAGGTCAGGCTTCAGTCTCTCGTTGGGAAAACGGCGAATGCTCGCCCAGTCTCGACGATATGAGGCTCATCCGAGAGGAGGCCTTTAAACGAGAAATCGAGTGGGATGATCGGTATTTCTTCGCGATGCCGGAAGTGGCGAGCGAATGA